tgcaaatgtccatggccaggctggctgtggcttGGAggaacctgggatagtggaaggtgtccctgcctatgggcGGGCATGGAAGTAGGCTGGTCATTAAgttccattccaacccaaagtATTCTGTCATTCAATGACCATTCATTCACTCAAATCTAAAATAGACAAATTGTCTTCTGTTTCCAAAAGTCCAGGAATAATAGAACGATGAGTTGGTTGCTAGTGTCCAGAAGAAGTGTGTTAGACCCCACGTTGGTTTAAGCATGCTGGTTGAGTCCTGTGGTTTCTTTTGTCTCTGTCAACATGGGACTGATGTCTTAAACAAAGTGGGGTTTAGCCAGAATGAGGGAGAAGGCCAAAAAGAAGCAGATCTGGTGGAGGTGGGGCAAATTCCTCCTTTCTGATGAGGCCCAACTGACAGAACAAAGCAGGGCCCAACAGTGGTCACATCATTAGAAGGGGCCATAAACCATCAAAGATGTCCACCAAAATGTCCCCCAACTCCACAGTGCTGCATGACCCAGTGTACAACCACTCCCAGGGGAAACGTGGGGCAATCCCTTATAATCCTGAATTCACAGAACCCATTGGACTCTTTGTTGCACAGGACCCTACCCCCAAAGGATCAAGAGTAAGGACATCAAAGCTGCTGTCTCATTGCAGGAGCCATGGAGGTATCTTGTACGACCTGTTGGCACCTCGACCCACATTTTCATCCTCACTTCTTAGAGAAGTATGTGGAGTGTGATGCTGACACTTGGGCGAGTGTTATGGCATCCTCTGTTCATGTTTGGACACTGAACCTCCTGCAAGGAGGGACATTGTTACTTTACTGCTGGTGGAAATTTCAGTGGGAAGCAACTTGTGGTTTATCGATGAGGTGAACCTGCaaaccagcactgcagcaagtaAACTTCATTGTGAATGCCTGTGTTGGGATTTAGCTAGGTGAAGGTCACAGCCCTTACACTGCTGTGCTGGTAGCTGCACAGGCGTTGATAAGAGACCAGTTTTTTGGCTACTGCAAAGCAGCACTGTCCCTCTGACATTCCTTCCCCCATCAAAGGGGATGGGAGTGGGCAAGTTCCTGGGCGGGGACACAACTAGGCCAGCTGACCTAAATTAGCCAAAGAGATATTTCATAGCATTTGACTTCAGCTCAGATATATAAGCTAAGGGAGAGAGAATGAAGGAGGGGTGTGTGTGAGTTTTCAGTGCTGGCCTTCTAGAGGAATTGTGCCCTGCTTCCCAGAAGTGTCTGAACATCATTGTTGATATGAAGTAGTGACTGGATTTTGCTCTCTTTAGCTCTTGCACACCAGGCACACACCTTCTTGGAGAgtgggtgtgggtgtgggtgtgtgtggaGATTCCTTCTTGGAGTGGAGATGCCTCTCAAGGTCACTTCTCAAGGCTGAGCCAATGAGATTTGATCATGGTCATTAGTATGGGTGATCTCTATTTAATtgtttttgctggttttaatATAACTGCTTTAATGTACTTGCTTCAATACTGCTTCATAGAGCACAATATTATACTAGTAGTTATAGTTTCCATACTGTGAACTAAATAATTCTGTTTAACATGTTTCTGCCTTATCATTATAATCCTACATCATCTATAATTACAAAAATATGCACGGTTTGCAATCCTAAAACCTTTGGGACAAGTTGTATAAAGTTTCAATTATGTCTATATAATCCTTTAGATGGAAACGATTGACAAAATCTGgagctcagattggatccagcTGAACCCAGACAGCTCCCTGAGAAGGAGTTTACCAAGCCAGGGAGTCCTTTCTGCAGCTCATGACTCAACAGTAAAGTTTTTCCATTAACCTTTGCCTGAAGCTCCCATTCTGCCCACAAAACCATTTTCAAAAAAAGGGACTCCCCACAAGATCCCTAACTGTTCATGGTCAAAAGGAACAACAAAAATCAGAAGACATGTAAAATTCCACAAGGTTTTATTAGTAAATTACACACTTGGCATGGAAATTGTTATGTTAGTCCCTAAACTACTCTATAAGCAAGTTGGCAGTGGGTAtcattttatataaattttccTGACCAGAAAACAGGTTTCTCACTTCTTAATGGAAGATAGATATCATGTGACGTCTGCTCTCTCAGACTATCCTGGAAATGAATCAGATGTCTTTGGGAGCCTTGGGTGGTCTTGTTTCCTTCTACAGTCCATTTGTCCCCCTGTATTCTGTTCTGGTGAGACCTCACGTGCagggctgcctccagctctgggatccacAACAGAAGAAGGTGGCAAACCTGTtggagtccagaggaggccacaaagatgcTCCAAGAGCTGGAGCACATCTGCTCtggagagagggtgagagagctGAAGGTGAGGGAGCCTGGAGAAAGGACTCTTAGGAGAATTTGGATGCCTTCCAAATGGTTTTAAATGAGgaagggactttggacaagggtcTGGAGTGATGGGATGAGAGGGAACAGCTTTAAACTAAAAGCAGATGGGGTTAGATTAGatgttaagaagaaattctttactgtgagagtggtgaggccctggcataGGTGGTCCAGAGGAGTTGTGGCAGCTTCATCCCTGGAAGCGTTCAAAACCAGGCTGGACAGTGCCatgggctgctccatccctggaagcgttcaaagccaggctggacagtgccatgggctgctccatccctggaagtgttcaaagccaggctggacagtgccatgggctgctccatccctggaagcgttcAAAACCAGGCTGGACAgtgccttgggctgctccatccctggaagcgttcAAAACCAGGCTGGACAGTGCCatgggctgctccatccctggaagtgttcaaagccaggctggacagtgtCACGGGCTGACCGCTTGGAAATTACCATGGCTAGCCCAAGCTCCTGGCCCGTGCCAAGAGTGGCTGCTCCCTGTCTGCcccttgggctgctctggggggcAGTAAAGCAGGGCTGCCTCAccctcagaggcagcaaagctgctctgtgcagctgctgctagAATCCTGAGTCAGGGAGTCCAGAGTGAAGGAAAAGAGAGCGATCACTTGTATAGGTTCTCAAAAGGCTTTAATCTGACAGGATCCAGGAACAAGTGACAGTTCAAACAGGGTAACAGCATCTTAAGTATGGGGGAGGGAACATGGGGAGGATACAAACTTGGACCAGTGGTGAGATAGCTGGGGGGGGCACAAGGCAGGGTACACATCATGGCATCCAGTGGGACACAATAGGGGAGGGGAGCAGGCCAAGCAGAGCAATAGGTATTCCAGGGGTCCAGGATGGACACAGAAGTTTCTGGAAACAAAGATAGGGTTTCTGTGAAGGACAAAGGATGAGGGCAGGGTCTCCCTGAGTGGCAGGGAAGATTCTGAAATAAGGGGTTGGTCTTTAGGTAGATGGACAGGGGAATGGGTGGACATTGCTCAGGAACAAACCAATATGTACGGGGTACAACTGGAACAAATAAATTTGAACTTATAACACCACAATTTCATAACAAAGAAACTTACTAGCacaggacagggcttggagccaccaaggatagtggaaggtgtccctgctcatggctcAGGAGCTGAGACTACAGGGACGGTCTTTGAAATTCCTTGAAACCGAAACCTTTCTGTGGTTCTATGACATATAGCAAAAgctccatggcctgttccagCCAGAATGTGAGGCTTATTCTCGGGGACAGTCACTGTCAAACAGAGAAACCTGTCCCCTCCCATAGAGCTCAGTTAACGTGtcctccagctctcccagtgtGAGGAGCTGAACCTGGTTCCTGTCGTTCTCAGCGATGACCGCCCAAGCCTTTATGTAGTTGTTGTCCACCACGCAGCAGGCAGCTGACCAGAGGTGGCTGGGTTTATTAACCCTCCCCTTGGCAATGTAGTTGTTGCCAGGCACAGCACCCACGATGACATAGGTGGTTTTGCAGTCCTGGGTCCTCCTGATCATCGTTTGCTGCTCGTAGTTGTTCCAGGCGCCGCCGTTGAGTTTCTCATCCTGGGGCACTATGTTGGTGAGGGTGAAGgtggccaccctgctgctgtaGTCATCGTGGTGGCCATTGGGGTTCAAATGGCCCCGGTTCAAACCTGTCAGGTTCTTGTAGTCATGAAGGATAGCCTGGCTCTGGCTGAGTTTCTCTAAGGTGACATTGTATTGATTTAAGAGTGTCCACTCTTTTTCCATAGTTTTGGGATAAGTTGGGCCAATCAgcttcacagaaaataaaaagaaaaaggtgttAGTACTGGGGATGAGCATAATTGAACAGATTTCCCTAGAGCAGAAGTGTCTGAGTGTCAAGATCCTGTTTTTTGTCTGCTCCTGATGTGGTACAATACCAGATTAGTTGCTTGAGTTCCTGTGAGGAACTCAAAGTGCAATcaaactgcaaatattttttttgtttcagaaattaatttcacatTTAGTGCATTATATTTAGCTCTCCTTTGGAACACTACATATGAGTTTCTTCTGTGGTTCATTTTCACCTAAATCAATCCTGCCCCTCTGTCCTTAGCAATGACATTAATTTCCTCTCTTTGTGCCCATTATTTGATTGGCCTATTTTCCTAAAGTCCTGAAGTTTGACTGAAAGATATCCGGGAGATCTCTGTTGGTTTTGGAGTTCTGTCTGTCTGCTGGATCCTCCTAGACCATGCCTGGGCCAAAGGTGCTCTGGGGTCACTGCCCATGGATGGAGATCACACCCTTGTGACTGGACCAACACTGACGCTCCTCACTTTGCACTGCCTGAAATGTCCCTCCAGAGATCCCTCCCCAGTTAACCTGACCCTCTCATCTCCGGTGCCTTTTCCCTCAAGGCTTTGTCCCTGAGCCATCTCACCCCTTTTCAGTTTCTCCTCACTTCTCTCACACCAATCACAAAGCCTGTTTGACACTTCACTGGGAGCAGATAAgctctgccagggatgcagaACAGCTCAGGGCAAAGTGGGGATCAGATCCCAGCAGGACTGTTGGTCCCTCAAGTTTTGCCTCTCCTGGATGCCTTTTCCCCATCACTTGgtcagccagcagagcagggcacagggaggggaagcATTTGACTTTGTCATGTCATGCCAAGTAATGTGATTTGCTGTTCCTGTCAGGTGaaggcagagagctgggcaCCTTTGGGATGTGATTCATCTCATGCTCCTGCTCATGTCTCAGGTGCATCAGAGGAATCATGTGATGAACAAGTTTGAAGTAAAATGAGGAGAATCCTGTCCAGTGGGTCCATTTGCATGTGTATAGTGGGTTTGTACAAAATAGAAATGGTTATTGTAATACTGCTCTCTGTAAGAGAGACACTCACCTGAGGCTCAACCAGCCAAGTTTTAGGTCTTTTGCCTGGTCCAGGTTGGTAGATGTAAGCAGAGTAGACAGGAATACGCATCTTCCTGTCATACAGGGTGGCAAAGTAGTACTGGTTCTTGTAGCGCTGGCAGATCCAGGCTGGTTTCTGTGGCTCCAGGGCTTCATTTGGGGGGATCTCCCGGAAAAAAAACTGAGGACATGAAGTTTCAAAGGACTTCACCACCTCGCTGTGTCCCAGCCAGAGGCAGCTGGCcaacacctgcagcagcagcagccccagcatggTGGCAGGATTTCAGTGAAGGGCTCTTGCTCCCCtggaaggaaaatgcagaaagagGGGATATGAGATATGAGAGACCAAGGAGGGGGTAACTTCTGTCCTCCTAGATATGGAAAAATCATCAATGCCATGGGGTTGTGCAGGGAGATGACTGGGGATAAAAGGATAGTGTTACAGGAGAAAATACATTTGCTCCTCCCTGTATGAAACACAGTCAGCATACCTGGCCTCCCACACATAAGGAGGACTAAATCTAAGGTGAGCCTAAACAGCAGGTGGAGTGGAGTGGAGACACCATGGCCAGGCTCTGTCAAAACCCTTGCAGAGGAGACACCTTGGTGGCGTTTTCTAGCTGATAATCTGCGTGACAACTGAAAACCATAGGAGACAAATTAAAATGTCCTGCTGCTGAATCAGCAACCATAGCAAAATTCCTCTCCTTGGACTGACGCACATGCCCATCCCAAGGTTACTGCAGGTACTTACTGAGATATCCACCCCCGAGGCATGAGAGCCTCTCACTGAAAAACATGTATGATTACATGCAAACATCATCTAAATGTAAAGAAATAGTATAAAAGTGAATTTAAAATGGAGAGAAGTGATGGAAGACTCCATTGTAACTTCTGGAGTCAACTGATGGGATGAACCTGCCTTCTCTCCCTTAGAGATGCCTATTGGGTAAGAATCCTACTTTAAGCATGCTGAATGATTACCTCAAGCCAGCTTTTGCTGAGGAGTATATTGTTCTGAATTAATATCTCACTTTGAATATCTCTTTGCAATCAGGTACTTTCACTGGCAAGCCTCAAACCTCAACCTGTCACAGTTTTATTAATAGTGTTATTCTGTAAACAGTTAAAGTGAGTCCTTCAGAGGGAGTGGCAGTTTCTGGTGGTGGATAAACTTGTGCAGACCCAGGAGGGCTTTCTCTGGTTGGTGTGTGACCCTGAACAAGTCAGTCAAACGCTCCAACCCAGAGAACTGCTCAGTGAAGGGTCCCTACCACAGGACACCAACAGGCCGAGAAGGGTTTTGGCTTTCATGTGGCAGTAACAGGGTGAACACACACTGAAGGTTTGAGTACATCTCCCTTTTTCACATGAGAGGATGAAATCTGAAATGGGTTTTAGGTGCCCTGAGGAGGCAATGGTGGGGGCATAGTCTGTCTGAGGGGTGTTCCAAACCTACCCAATGCCTAAACAGCTCTCAAAGCAAAGTTATCATGGAACTGAGATATGGCACTGGGACAAGGTCACCTTTTCCAGCCTATTACAGTtgagctcagagctcagctTTGCACTGGCATTGGAGAAAAAACCCCTTTGACAAAACAGGGCTGGGAAGCCCCTATTTCCAAACATGAtctcatagaatcacagaagaTGCTGAGTTGGAATGGACTCATCAGGATCATTGGGTCCAACTtctggccctgcccaggacagccccagaaATCCAACCATGTTCCTGAGAGTGTTGTACAAACACATTTTGTACTCAGGCAGGTGTGGTGATGTGACCACTTCCCAGGGGAGTCTGTTTCAGGACTCAACCACTTTCTGGGTGAAAAACTTCTTCATGATATCCAGCTTAAATCTTCCCTGACTCAGTTTCAGGCCATTCTCAGtccctcctgctctcagcaccttcccacagcacacacctgcagctgggcacggactctgctcagcccctgccatgCTCAGCTGGGCTTTAATCTCATGGGCCATTGGGCAGGCAAAGAACAGCAATGCTGCACTGCCTACAGCTCTCTGGCCCCATCCAGGTTCACACAGACACTCAGCTCTTCCAGTCAGACCCAACACTGAACCCCAAATCATCCACCTGGGCTCCTGCCTCTCAGCTGACATTGGGGTATTATTACATATACTCTTGGCTCTGATGCAAGACATCTGGTCCTTTTCCTCTTTAGCAATCCTGCATCAGTAAGCTGGAAACTAAGAACTCTTTAGCAACCCTGTGACCAGTAAGCTGGAAACTGAGAACAGGAAGAACAAGTGGTGACTTTTTACAGTACTCTGCAGAACATGCCCACAGCTGCCCCAAATCAAGTAGACAACTTCCTGAAAAGTCCTTTTGTATGACCCCCTCCACAAGCTTAAAATGTATTTAGCTGACTTAATGTCTAACTTAATATCAGATATATAGAAACCAGCCTACCGTGGGAAGGAGTGGCACAGGATTCTGCTTGAGCCCCAAAGTGGCAGAGGAGTCTCAAATGCCTCTGCTGCAGTCTCAGACTGGCTGTTTCTATATGATCTCCAAGTAGGCAGAGCTGTTAGGTTTCCCACAGTGTTTAGAGGGTGTTTGTCCTGGAGTTCAGCCACCTGTGTTTGTCCAGAGGCCTCTTGCAAGGTCCTGGATGGAGTTTTAGTGCTCAATAAACTCACCCCTCCTTCTTATTAACAGTTTGATGTTAATTTTCCAGGTGATTTGGCTTGAAATTCTTTCCCAGATCATTCCTTCTGCCCTCCTTTACAGAAAGTGCTAAAGAGCTGCAAAATTCAGTGCATGCATAAACTCTCCTTGCTCCTTGGAGAGCAGATGTTGGAACTCAGCAACTCCAGCCTAGGCTTTGCCTATATGTATTTATTCCAAAGCTCAGGAAAGTCCTGAAATTTTGGAGTAAATGgtgagaaaggggaaagagcTTACCTTGAAGCAGAGTCTCAGAACAGGCAGCTGAAGagttcctttcttcttctccctgGAGAAACACTTGGCTGATCCCTCAGGAGTCCCAGTGCAATATATACCTGGTCATAAATCTGTCCGTTGTCATAAACAGGGAATTTCACTGAAAAGAAAGGTTTTCTGTTATTATTCAAGGATATTTGTTCATGACCACCCTGAAGTGGGGTGACAGTTGCTATTTGCAATTTCCTCAGGATTTCTCCCAGGTTCTTGCAGCATCATGTGTCAGGGGAAAATAACTGGGTCTGGTGACTTATCTGTTCATTTCCTCATTCCCCATGAATGGGGACCGACATGTGTTTCTGTTCCTGGCAGAACATCTCTTGTGGCATGAGACTGACTGGCCTGTCTCTGAGTACACCCAGATGTTCACAGTCTGCTCTTCTGCAGCCTCTCAGAACACAGTTAGTAGGGTCAGGCTGCATATTTTCCCTTGCCTGATTGCAAAGGCTTTGTAAGAGCCCTTATTCATGCAAAGCTGGGAAGGCTCTGGGAGACCTTAGAGCTCCTTCAGTACCTGAGAGTGGTTCACGTGGAGAGGAGCTTTTGAGAAAGGTTTGGAGTGAGATGTTTCAGTGGCATTTAGATTTGGCACTTGGTGATATGGATTAGTGGTTTAAGGTTTACAGTGGTATTGCTGAGAGGATGGTGTGACAGGATGACCTTTGAGGTCTATTTCAACCTTGAATTCTGTCATTCAGTAATTCTGTGAAACTgattccttcttcttttttgcTTCCCAAGTATTTCACAAGCTTGCTGTGGAGGACAGGGCATTTCTAGGTACTGCCAGGGATAAAGGTCCCCAGGACAGTCCAAGGAGGTGATGGAGGTGGGATTCATGGAGTTGGTCAATCATTCATAGTTCCAGAGCCTGGAAAGCTGAAGCAGTGGACATGGGATGAGCAGGAATGAGGATGAGTGTGGTCTCAAGCCCCAGCCAGTGTGCAGAGGTAGGTGAGTGAggctggggcttggagcacaagccatacgaagagcgactgagggagctggggttgttcagcctggagaaaaggagactaaggggcgacctcatccttctctacagcttcctgaagggtggctgtggtgagctgggggtcggtctctttctccgggcgaccacagatagaacaagaggacacagtctcaagttgcgtcaagcgagatgtaagttagaattaagaaggaaatatttcacagaaagagtggtcagatactggaatcatttacccagtgaggtggtggagtcatcatcccttgaagaattcaaaaaaagactggatgtggcacttgctgccatgatctagttgaacagttagaacatcgactggacttgatgatcttataggtctcttccagtcttgaacttctgtgattctgtgattctgtgagtcaGAGGCAGCCCCTGAGGTACTGGAATGTCATTCAGCCTGAAATAGCACTGATGTCCTGGGAACTGTGACATTGTTGGTAGTAGAAATTTCAGCAAGAAGGAACTTGTGGTTTATACATGAGATGACCCTACaaaccagcactgcagcaaatattttttattgtgaACTATTCAGGAACTAAATGATCTGTCCTGTGATGATCTTTTGATTATGACATTGAATACTGTTGGGATctataaaattagagggttttgagaAAGTGGTAAAAAAGACAGGCTTCAGACAGCAGATTTGTGAACATTGCTAATGCAGCACAAAAGTTTTCTAAGCTGTAGTGCAGACGTGAGAAATAGAACAATAGGCCTATGTGATTTGCCCTTTTAGGTTGCAACAAGTTTATTTAGTGTATTTCTTTAGAAGGTTAATATGAATGAGTCTCTGTGCTTTGTCTCTCATAAACGAAGCATTGTGTTAGAGAATAGGTCTCTGTTGTGTTAACTACAGTTACGTGTGTTTCATATGATTAAATAGAATTATTGTCAATATGTTTTTGCTCTATGTGTGATTGGCTGAAACTTGGACTGAGATGGCTTTATGCTATGCTGTAACATTACGTTTCCTTGGCATTCTATTTGAATCAGCGAGCTGTTCACATCTTTTGTCTCCATTGTCATAACAATGTACTGAGACTGAGCTTGCAATAAACAGCTCACGACACTGATTCTTGTGTCTCGTCTCTGTTCATAGTTGTATATaagctgctgacagcaaaatGGTGCTTCGTGTGAGGATGATAAAGCTAGAcgaagaaaaaaagaaaatcttagAAAAACCCGGCCATCAGAGACCCAAGTGTTAATCAAGAGAAATATTTCATCTTCTCCTCGTTTGCATCTTATGTGTTTGTAAGTAATTCTTTCTAGGAGCTCCTGagttacaaaaataaatcatttatctaaaacagaataaaatttttTTACCAACTTGAGAAAATTTTACAAGG
This region of Ammospiza caudacuta isolate bAmmCau1 chromosome 5, bAmmCau1.pri, whole genome shotgun sequence genomic DNA includes:
- the LOC131558232 gene encoding endonuclease domain-containing 1 protein-like produces the protein MLGLLLLQVLASCLWLGHSEVVKSFETSCPQFFFREIPPNEALEPQKPAWICQRYKNQYYFATLYDRKMRIPVYSAYIYQPGPGKRPKTWLVEPQLIGPTYPKTMEKEWTLLNQYNVTLEKLSQSQAILHDYKNLTGLNRGHLNPNGHHDDYSSRVATFTLTNIVPQDEKLNGGAWNNYEQQTMIRRTQDCKTTYVIVGAVPGNNYIAKGRVNKPSHLWSAACCVVDNNYIKAWAVIAENDRNQVQLLTLGELEDTLTELYGRGQVSLFDSDCPRE